One segment of Candidatus Acidiferrales bacterium DNA contains the following:
- a CDS encoding pitrilysin family protein produces the protein MSKLQIPVETETLANGLRVVISPDRSAPIVLVGVYYQIGFRLEPRGRSGFAHLFEHMMFQGSEHAGKMEHIRLINSSGGVLNGTTNYDITNYFEVVPSNALERVLWLEADRMRALKVDDDNLRNQRDVVKEEVRVNVLNQPYGGFPWLDLPPIAFRNWPNAHNFYGDFADLDAATLGDVRQFFHTYYAPNNAVLLMVGDVDPKEGFALARRYFENIPRQTLLPKADTSEVPQREERRGKVEEKFGQLPAMAIGYNVPQRHERDWYATSMLDRILHAGRAGRMYRTLVLEKQIAVGVDGGMGFPDVFEYNGPTLQTTVIYHKPEYSADATVAAFDEVIGAVREKAVDAQELEQVKVKCRSDFYSMLESGGAGVPRFGLMHALACFALFDGDAKRINTVLDSFLAVTPAEIHAAAQKYLTPENRSIVFRQPVVQPQVQEVA, from the coding sequence TTGTCCAAATTGCAGATTCCCGTGGAAACGGAAACGCTCGCGAACGGCCTTCGCGTCGTCATTTCGCCAGATCGCTCCGCACCAATCGTTCTTGTCGGTGTTTATTATCAGATCGGATTTCGTCTCGAACCGCGCGGCCGCAGCGGTTTCGCGCATTTGTTCGAGCACATGATGTTTCAGGGCTCCGAGCACGCCGGAAAAATGGAGCACATCCGCCTGATCAATTCTTCCGGTGGCGTTTTGAACGGAACCACGAACTACGACATCACGAATTATTTCGAAGTCGTGCCATCGAACGCGCTCGAACGCGTGCTGTGGCTCGAAGCGGATCGCATGCGCGCGTTGAAAGTTGATGACGACAATTTGCGTAATCAGCGCGATGTCGTGAAAGAAGAAGTCCGCGTGAACGTCCTCAATCAGCCCTACGGTGGCTTTCCGTGGCTCGATCTCCCGCCCATCGCTTTTCGCAATTGGCCCAACGCGCATAATTTCTATGGTGATTTTGCCGATCTCGACGCCGCCACGCTGGGCGATGTCCGCCAGTTTTTTCATACGTACTACGCGCCAAACAACGCTGTTCTGCTGATGGTCGGCGATGTGGACCCGAAGGAGGGCTTCGCTCTCGCGCGGCGCTATTTCGAAAATATTCCGCGCCAGACGCTCTTGCCCAAGGCAGATACGAGCGAAGTGCCGCAGCGCGAGGAGCGCCGCGGAAAAGTCGAAGAAAAATTCGGCCAGCTTCCCGCGATGGCTATCGGCTACAACGTCCCGCAGCGCCACGAACGCGATTGGTATGCGACCTCGATGCTCGACCGCATCCTGCACGCCGGCCGCGCCGGACGCATGTACCGCACTCTCGTTTTGGAAAAGCAGATCGCCGTCGGCGTGGATGGCGGCATGGGATTTCCGGACGTCTTCGAATACAACGGACCGACTTTGCAGACCACGGTGATCTACCACAAACCGGAATATTCCGCCGATGCGACCGTCGCCGCATTCGATGAGGTCATCGGCGCGGTTCGCGAGAAGGCCGTGGACGCGCAGGAGCTGGAGCAGGTGAAAGTAAAATGCCGCTCCGATTTTTATTCCATGCTGGAATCGGGCGGCGCGGGCGTGCCGCGATTTGGATTGATGCACGCGCTGGCGTGCTTCGCGCTGTTCGATGGCGACGCGAAGCGCATCAACACGGTGCTCGATAGCTTTCTCGCGGTCACTCCCGCTGAAATTCACGCCGCGGCGCAAAAATATCTGACGCCCGAAAATCGCTCGATTGTCTTTCGCCAGCCGGTTGTACAGCCGCAAGTGCAGGAGGTGGCATAA